The window TCAATACCTTATCTCGGACTATGCGAATAGTGGGTTTCTAGAAGGCCGCGGATATGAAACTTTCGCACCCTTGGTGTCTGCCGGGGTACTTACATTGTTCTGTTTTTTGTTAAGTTCTTGAAGCTGCTCTAGTTCCTTTACCACTTCATCCATGTCCGGCCTGAACTTGGGTTCTATATTTAAGCATTGAAGTGCAAGAGCAGCTAACTTTTGGGCCCGACTGAGAGTGTACTGGCCTTCAATTCTTGTATCGAGAATGCGGAGAACTCTACGTTTGTTCGTCAGGTAAGGTTTTGCCCAATCCACTAGGTTGTGTTGCCCATTTGGCCGGTTCTTGTCTATGGCTCTTCGTCCAGATAAAATTTCAAGAAGTACTACTCCATAGCTATACACATCACTCTTCGCAGTCAAATGGCCTGCTCAAAATGTCACGAAAGCAGCATACacatttattttattgtttacaTCAAACATAATAAACAGATAAATTGCAGCCAAAATGCACGAGACGCATTAACGCATCCAAGCTTAGTTAGCTATGCAAAAAACTGAGATAGGTTACGGCTTTTCGAAGGTGATTAACAGATATTAAGAAATGGTACCTGTTGCTAAATATTCTGGTGCAGCATATCCATAAGTTCCCATGACCCTAGTAGAGACATGGCTCTTATCACCAACCGGTCCATCCCGGGCTAAACCAAAATCAGAAAGCTTTGCATTGTAGTTCTACAAATATGGACAAAACAGCAGGGTGCAAGGTTAATCCTTTTATCTCCATAAGTACAGACATCACAATTAGAAAAAAAGCAATCATGCTAAGTTACATACTGAATCGAGTAGAATATTTGAAGTCTtgaagtctcgatagatgactTTCGATTCAGTATTATGAAGAAATGCAAGCCCTCTAGCAGCACCAAGTGCAACTTTGATTCGAATGTTCCACGAAAGTGGCTGGACATGTGAACCTCCTGTTTCATGTTTAAACCGATAATTCAGCCAAAACATAAGAATTAAGAACATAAGCCAAAGTAGCAATTTGCTAGTAACATTTGACACAAAAACACGAGGAGCTTACTTCTGAATAAATGATTCTCCATGCTGCCGCGGGGCATAAACTCATAAACCAAAAGCCGATGCTCATCCTCAAAGCAGTAGCCAATCAGCTTAACAAGATTAGGATGCTGCAACTGCCCAAGGTAGTTTATCTCTGCCTGTAAATCCCAAAACACAACCAAAATAGAAAACATATCAACCTTTGACTCGTTGAGAAAACCATTACAGAACTTTATCATTTCACCAAAATTTTGAAAAGAGAAAACTTGGTCATCAAAAACATCACGAAAATGACGAAAAAGTTGAATTATATAGCTCACCAGCCATTCCTTGTGACCTTGATGCCCTTCTTGGTTAAGCCTCTTGACAGCAATCACAATGCCGGAGCCAGGCTTAGTAGCTGCAAGTGAGTTCTCATCAATCCACCCTTTAAAAACTGACCCAAAACCGCCTTCTCCGAGCACACTATCTGGCCTGAAGTTTCTAGTGGCATTCTTCAGTTCACTGAAGCTAAAGGGCTTCAAATTTGATGATTGCAACAAGATTTCACCCTCACTCTTAGGAGTTGGGGGCATAGAAGACGTTGATGACCCATTGGTACTTGAATTTTTTCCATATCTTGAATTCAGCCCTATTTGAATGTAAttgcaaataaattaaaacaaatacACAAATTTCTATTTTCCCTTCAGTTTCCAATCCTAAATTCAATCACCCTTAATGAATCTCTCATATTATGCATTtttcaaacaaaacaaaaccgtAGAACTTAACAAGCACAGAAAAGCTCCACATCTCCAAAATTTAGGTTACTAGTAAAAATGACAACTTTGTAAAAACTAGTGATAGAATATGccaaattagtaaattaccatGTAAATCCAGTCAAAAAATGCCAAGAGAAAACAGataaaaagaacaaaacaagaaaTTAAATCAAATCAATTTCAACTAAATAGTGCCTAAATTCACCAAAGAAAAAGGGTAGCTACCAGTATTAGAAGGAGTATAAGCCTTGATTCGATTGCTGAAGCAAATTCCCATCAACACAGAGCAAATCCAAGAAGCTAAAACTgaaaatcaaacaaggaaaccTCACAGATCTCtggataaaagttaaaaaaaggaTGAATCTTTTTAAGAAAAGATTAGAACTTTGGGGTTAAATAACTAAAAACTAATGAAAACCAGAGAGTGAAGAAGATTAAAGAGACAGGGTAGCTTTTGGTTTTGCATTTGGGGAAAGGGGAAAGGAAGATTGGAAGAAAGAGAGAAAAGGGAAAAGGGCTGGGGtttcttcttctatttgttGTTTGCCTTTTTGGACCATACAGACAGAGAAGGTTGACTAGTCTTTTTAGAGTCCTGTTGTGCTGtcctttttttattcttttatttctatCCAATATCCAATCATACAGACTTCAGAGGATGtgttttccattttttatttttaaataaacctgtttaattttttattactacTATTTTTGAGGttttaattaagggtaaattacaccatactcaaattgaaaataatattttatttttagttaaattattaacttttatataaattagatcatatttatcatttttattttgaaaatatcaTACGAAAacagtttttgtttttaaattttaagtatGATAACCTTTatcaaattaactaat is drawn from Euphorbia lathyris chromosome 9, ddEupLath1.1, whole genome shotgun sequence and contains these coding sequences:
- the LOC136205574 gene encoding probable serine/threonine-protein kinase PBL11, with protein sequence MGICFSNRIKAYTPSNTGLNSRYGKNSSTNGSSTSSMPPTPKSEGEILLQSSNLKPFSFSELKNATRNFRPDSVLGEGGFGSVFKGWIDENSLAATKPGSGIVIAVKRLNQEGHQGHKEWLAEINYLGQLQHPNLVKLIGYCFEDEHRLLVYEFMPRGSMENHLFRRGSHVQPLSWNIRIKVALGAARGLAFLHNTESKVIYRDFKTSNILLDSNYNAKLSDFGLARDGPVGDKSHVSTRVMGTYGYAAPEYLATGHLTAKSDVYSYGVVLLEILSGRRAIDKNRPNGQHNLVDWAKPYLTNKRRVLRILDTRIEGQYTLSRAQKLAALALQCLNIEPKFRPDMDEVVKELEQLQELNKKQNNVSTPADTKGAKVSYPRPSRNPLFA